Proteins encoded by one window of Nostoc sp. PCC 7120 = FACHB-418:
- a CDS encoding transposase (programmed frameshift), translated as MWNEYNNPRHIRTLNGVVELQLKIRRCQNKSCMRYKKAYRPEQEGSLALPQNEFGLDVIAYIGALRYQEHRSVPQIHTHLELKGICISKRTVTHLIDRYDELLSLWLKDHKRLKAIVANQGRVILAIDGMQPEIGHEVLWVIRDCLSGEILLAKTLLSSRNEDLVALLLEVANTLDVPIDGVVSDGQQSIRKAVGLALPKIAHGLCHYHYLKEAIKPIYEADRNAKKELKKKVRGLREIERSVTNEDKDLVTIIEDYCSAVRSSITNDGHPPLEASGLKLQENLTLIEQSLERMEKRSALPPPLVNLKHLLAKGLSATASLFSPVRVAYQWVDKASNILNNKIGLDAAGVKQSYQQLLTEMSQQKQKAGTLNTAIDNFIKTTHSYWSGLFHCYEIEDFPRTNNDLEHAFGMLRYHQRRCTGRKVAPSSLVIRGSVKLACAIATKLHSFTASDLAQVDIHTWLELRSQLQKHHKARIEQYRFRRDPKAYLANLESRLL; from the exons ATGTGGAATGAATACAATAATCCTCGACATATAAGAACGCTAAATGGGGTAGTAGAACTACAGCTAAAAATTCGGCGATGTCAAAATAAGTCATGTATGCGGTATAAAAAAGCATATCGACCAGAGCAAGAAGGGTCACTCGCTCTACCACAGAACGAATTTGGTTTGGATGTGATTGCTTATATAGGAGCATTACGCTACCAGGAACATAGAAGTGTTCCTCAAATACACACTCACCTTGAATTAAAAGGTATATGTATAAGTAAACGAACGGTCACACACTTAATTGACAGATATGACGAGTTACTTTCTTTATGGCTAAAAGACCATAAAAGATTAAAAGCAATAGTGGCTAATCAAGGACGGGTGATATTAGCCATTGATGGGATGCAGCCAGAAATTGGACATGAGGTATTATGGGTAATTCGAGATTGTCTATCAGGAGAAATTTTACTTGCTAAAACTTTATTATCATCAAGGAATGAAGATTTAGTAGCGTTATTATTAGAAGTGGCTAATACACTGGATGTACCAATTGATGGAGTTGTTAGTGATGGACAACAATCAATTCGTAAAGCTGTTGGGTTAGCATTACCTAAAATTGCTCATGGTTTATGTCATTACCATTACCTGAAAGAAGCAATTAAACCCATATATGAGGCGGATAGAAATGCAAAAAAGGAATTG AAAAAAAAAGTTAGAGGATTACGAGAAATTGAACGTAGTGTTACCAATGAAGATAAGGATTTGGTGACTATTATTGAAGATTATTGCTCGGCAGTCCGTAGTTCTATAACCAATGATGGACATCCACCGTTAGAGGCATCTGGATTAAAGTTACAAGAAAATTTGACTTTGATAGAACAAAGCTTAGAAAGGATGGAAAAAAGAAGTGCTTTACCACCACCTTTAGTTAACCTAAAACACCTTCTAGCTAAGGGATTATCTGCTACTGCATCTTTATTTTCACCTGTGAGGGTTGCATATCAGTGGGTTGATAAAGCTAGTAATATTCTCAACAATAAAATAGGTCTTGATGCTGCTGGGGTCAAACAAAGTTATCAGCAACTGTTGACAGAAATGTCTCAACAAAAGCAGAAAGCTGGTACCCTGAACACTGCAATCGATAACTTTATAAAAACCACCCACAGCTACTGGTCTGGACTTTTTCATTGTTATGAAATTGAAGATTTTCCTAGAACTAATAATGACTTAGAACACGCTTTTGGTATGCTACGTTATCATCAACGTCGTTGTACCGGTCGTAAGGTTGCCCCCTCATCTCTCGTTATTCGTGGTTCTGTCAAACTTGCCTGTGCGATAGCTACTAAGCTTCATTCTTTTACCGCATCTGATTTAGCACAAGTTGATATTCATACTTGGCTCGAATTACGCTCTCAATTGCAAAAACACCACAAAGCCAGAATTGAACAG
- a CDS encoding Uma2 family endonuclease has product MFTVGLCGCGPSDYESDEIGSRLLTFLNMWVMPRKLGRVTGSSAGFILPSLENDDNTGNPEKRNLRAPDVSFVRAERLKKTQRDFVELVPDLTVEVKSKSDRIKPLQEKIKLFLELGSTVGILIDPDKVLVTVYRRNLEPVVLKDNDKLTLPELLPGWELEIAELWPPEFE; this is encoded by the coding sequence GTGTTCACAGTGGGGTTATGTGGTTGCGGGCCATCCGATTACGAGTCAGATGAAATTGGTTCTCGCCTGTTAACTTTCCTCAATATGTGGGTTATGCCTCGCAAGTTAGGCAGAGTGACTGGTTCTAGTGCTGGCTTTATCTTGCCTAGTCTGGAAAATGATGACAACACAGGCAACCCTGAAAAAAGAAACTTACGCGCTCCTGATGTGTCTTTTGTTCGCGCTGAACGACTAAAAAAAACTCAGCGTGACTTTGTGGAGTTAGTACCTGATCTCACTGTTGAGGTCAAATCTAAAAGTGACCGCATCAAACCATTACAAGAAAAAATCAAGCTATTTCTTGAACTTGGTTCTACAGTGGGTATCCTTATTGACCCTGACAAAGTTTTGGTGACAGTTTACCGCCGTAACCTTGAACCAGTTGTTTTGAAAGATAATGACAAACTGACTCTACCAGAGTTACTTCCAGGTTGGGAATTAGAGATCGCAGAACTTTGGCCACCTGAATTTGAGTAG
- a CDS encoding N-acetyltransferase, producing MRGQGIAAAMFAKLKNLLPQRQGILFIKGHNEPSLQAHRKMGMCQMAEFSYEGTRFLVFAYEG from the coding sequence ATGCGAGGTCAAGGTATTGCTGCGGCAATGTTTGCTAAGTTGAAGAATTTATTACCTCAACGCCAAGGAATACTATTTATCAAAGGTCACAATGAACCATCTCTTCAAGCTCATCGAAAAATGGGGATGTGCCAAATGGCAGAGTTCAGCTATGAAGGTACAAGGTTTTTGGTGTTTGCCTATGAAGGCTGA
- a CDS encoding HNH endonuclease: MIQGKYPDNWKQLATALKAASNWRCSKCGRVCLRPGEKPDNLTFSERKAHTLQVHHWNRDPSDNRLENLVCLCSGCHLSYHRFGRGNVSPGQLSLFAEQKVS; encoded by the coding sequence ATGATTCAGGGTAAGTATCCAGACAATTGGAAACAACTAGCCACAGCATTGAAAGCGGCTTCTAACTGGCGTTGTTCTAAATGCGGTAGGGTCTGCTTACGGCCAGGGGAAAAACCCGATAATTTAACTTTTTCTGAACGTAAAGCCCACACATTGCAAGTCCATCATTGGAATAGAGATCCGTCTGACAATCGCTTAGAAAACTTAGTTTGTCTGTGTAGTGGCTGTCACCTGTCATACCACCGTTTTGGCAGAGGTAATGTTTCTCCTGGGCAGTTGTCACTGTTTGCAGAGCAGAAAGTTAGTTAA
- a CDS encoding FAD-dependent monooxygenase, with product MRSRQPLGNAWGKGRATLIGDAAHPVQPNLGQGGCMAVEDAFELVKLLKNNPNSDQVVSMLRQFESIRSKRVTRVFTTSRQVGQLGQTNGSNWMFPTRLDL from the coding sequence ATTAGAAGTCGCCAACCATTAGGCAATGCTTGGGGTAAAGGGAGAGCGACTTTAATTGGCGATGCAGCACATCCTGTACAACCAAATCTTGGACAAGGCGGCTGTATGGCAGTAGAAGATGCCTTTGAACTCGTCAAGTTGCTCAAAAATAACCCAAACAGCGATCAAGTGGTGTCAATGTTACGTCAATTTGAGAGTATTCGTAGCAAACGAGTCACTCGTGTATTTACGACTTCTCGGCAAGTTGGTCAGCTTGGACAAACTAACGGGAGCAATTGGATGTTTCCTACGAGATTGGATTTATAG
- a CDS encoding PEP-CTERM sorting domain-containing protein has product MEIVRKLRIATVIAVVGLTGMSACSTAQAAQLFNFQYSFPSYEVNGTPIYASGTLTTTDLDPINNSYTIIGINGKRTDKGITETIIGLLLPGTYGVNDNLLNASQPLLTTNGFSYLVSGSGEDGLGNVNVFYSSFNEGYSELSSDVDYGNFSINPRSVPEPHTVVGSLLAIGFGWWRKRKQAVAFQRVISREASPTDINAINT; this is encoded by the coding sequence ATGGAAATAGTCAGAAAGCTTCGCATTGCTACCGTCATTGCTGTTGTTGGCTTAACTGGTATGAGTGCCTGTTCTACAGCACAAGCTGCACAGTTATTTAATTTTCAGTATTCTTTTCCCAGTTATGAAGTAAACGGTACGCCTATTTATGCTAGCGGAACTCTTACTACAACTGATCTAGATCCTATTAACAATAGTTACACAATTATAGGTATAAATGGTAAACGAACAGATAAAGGAATTACAGAGACAATAATTGGTTTGCTATTACCTGGTACATATGGTGTCAACGATAATTTGTTGAATGCGAGTCAGCCACTGTTAACCACGAATGGTTTTTCTTATTTGGTTTCTGGTAGTGGAGAAGATGGTTTGGGGAACGTTAATGTATTCTACAGTAGTTTCAACGAAGGTTATTCAGAGCTTTCAAGTGATGTAGATTATGGAAACTTTAGTATTAATCCACGTTCTGTTCCAGAACCTCATACAGTAGTTGGCTCATTACTTGCTATTGGTTTTGGCTGGTGGAGAAAACGAAAGCAAGCAGTAGCTTTTCAAAGGGTCATAAGCAGGGAAGCATCCCCGACAGACATTAACGCTATTAACACTTAA